A section of the Hyalangium minutum genome encodes:
- a CDS encoding c-type cytochrome — MKKQLAIVLALTLSGAAFAEDSVADIWKAKCQSCHGADGKAKTKMGEKEKIADLTDAGWQKRHSDEKIRDYITNGSKENPKMKPFKDKLTPEQIDALVKHVRSLSSESAAAPAK, encoded by the coding sequence ATGAAGAAGCAACTTGCCATCGTTCTGGCCCTCACCCTGTCCGGCGCCGCGTTCGCCGAGGACTCCGTGGCCGACATCTGGAAGGCCAAGTGCCAGAGCTGCCACGGCGCGGACGGCAAGGCGAAGACCAAGATGGGCGAGAAGGAGAAGATCGCCGACCTGACGGATGCAGGCTGGCAGAAGCGGCATTCGGACGAGAAGATCCGCGACTACATCACCAACGGCTCCAAGGAGAACCCCAAGATGAAGCCGTTCAAGGACAAGCTCACCCCGGAGCAGATCGACGCCCTGGTGAAGCACGTGCGCAGCCTGAGCAGTGAGTCGGCTGCCGCCCCTGCGAAGTAG
- a CDS encoding cytochrome b N-terminal domain-containing protein, whose amino-acid sequence MLKRLEAWLDSRTGYRAILHNALHEHVPGGARWRYVFGSVITVLILVQVVTGVALELYYSPSTTDAWASVNYIQTQVWLGSLLRGVHHFGASAIVIVMAMHLMQTAWAGAFRAPREMNWIAGFVLLQIILGLALTGYLLPWDQKGYWATQVATSIAGTLPLIGSKLQMFLQGGTSYGNLTLTRFHTLHVMLLPAALFSVIGIHIALFRKHGVTPPDLPKEELERKAAMFFPDQLLLDTIASIAAVGVIFWLAWRVGAPLEAPADPSSQYLARPEWYFLPLFQLLKYFEGGAELVGTVILPGLAMGFVAALPFLHTALSRRSPSVHRLLAGTLTLGLVGVGGLGALAVRSDRNDPAVAAMAERAHEEALEARRLASMGGVPASGPLNLYRNDPIVWGHRVLTVQCQKCHMACDTTPYKGSPCLEGYGSRAWIARFLRNPRAPHFFGNTKIDDMEPYTGPQESVDALTEFIYSQGGRKDVTEALAKKGEALFDSEGCASCHSLDGVGSGLAPDLKGWASREWTHAFIRTPGHSRFFGEMNEMETFDHLRLPEEELQAVTAWLHAQGAQPLKFP is encoded by the coding sequence ATGCTCAAACGCCTCGAAGCCTGGCTGGACTCGCGCACCGGCTACCGCGCCATTCTGCACAATGCGCTGCATGAGCACGTGCCCGGCGGCGCCCGCTGGCGCTACGTCTTCGGCTCGGTCATCACCGTCCTCATCCTGGTGCAGGTCGTCACCGGAGTGGCCCTCGAGCTGTACTACAGCCCGTCCACCACGGACGCGTGGGCCTCCGTCAACTACATCCAGACGCAGGTGTGGCTGGGCTCGCTGCTGCGCGGCGTGCACCACTTTGGCGCCTCGGCCATCGTCATCGTCATGGCGATGCACCTGATGCAGACCGCCTGGGCCGGCGCCTTCCGCGCCCCGCGTGAGATGAACTGGATCGCTGGCTTCGTGCTGCTCCAGATCATCCTCGGACTGGCGCTCACCGGCTACCTGCTGCCGTGGGACCAGAAGGGCTACTGGGCCACGCAGGTGGCCACGTCCATCGCTGGAACGCTGCCGCTCATCGGTTCCAAGCTGCAGATGTTCCTCCAGGGCGGCACGTCCTACGGCAACCTCACGCTGACGCGCTTCCACACGCTTCACGTCATGTTGCTGCCCGCGGCCCTCTTCTCCGTCATCGGCATCCACATCGCCCTCTTCCGCAAGCACGGCGTCACCCCGCCGGACCTTCCGAAGGAGGAGCTGGAGCGCAAGGCGGCGATGTTCTTCCCGGACCAGCTCCTGTTGGACACGATCGCCTCCATCGCGGCCGTGGGCGTCATCTTCTGGCTCGCCTGGCGCGTGGGCGCGCCGCTGGAGGCGCCGGCGGATCCATCCTCGCAGTACCTCGCCCGTCCCGAGTGGTACTTCCTGCCGCTCTTCCAGCTCCTCAAGTACTTCGAGGGCGGCGCCGAGCTGGTGGGCACCGTCATCCTTCCCGGCCTGGCCATGGGCTTCGTGGCCGCGCTGCCCTTCCTGCACACCGCCCTGTCGCGCCGCTCGCCCAGCGTCCACCGGCTGCTCGCGGGTACCCTCACGCTGGGGCTCGTGGGTGTCGGCGGACTGGGCGCCCTGGCCGTGCGCTCGGATCGGAACGATCCCGCCGTGGCCGCCATGGCCGAGCGCGCCCATGAGGAGGCCCTCGAGGCCCGCCGCCTGGCCTCGATGGGCGGAGTGCCCGCCTCCGGCCCACTCAACCTGTACCGCAATGATCCGATCGTCTGGGGCCACCGCGTGCTCACGGTGCAGTGCCAGAAGTGCCACATGGCCTGCGACACCACGCCCTACAAGGGCAGCCCCTGCCTGGAGGGCTATGGCTCGCGCGCGTGGATCGCCCGCTTCCTGCGCAACCCCCGCGCGCCCCACTTCTTCGGCAACACGAAGATCGACGACATGGAGCCGTACACCGGCCCTCAGGAGTCCGTGGACGCCCTCACCGAGTTCATCTACTCGCAGGGTGGCCGCAAGGACGTGACGGAGGCGCTCGCCAAGAAGGGCGAGGCGCTCTTCGACTCCGAGGGCTGCGCCAGCTGCCACTCCCTGGACGGCGTGGGCAGCGGCCTCGCCCCGGACCTCAAGGGCTGGGCCTCCCGCGAGTGGACCCACGCCTTCATCCGCACACCTGGCCATTCCCGCTTCTTCGGCGAAATGAATGAGATGGAGACGTTTGACCACCTCAGACTACCCGAGGAGGAACTGCAGGCTGTCACCGCCTGGTTGCATGCTCAGGGCGCACAGCCGTTGAAGTTCCCCTAG
- a CDS encoding ubiquinol-cytochrome c reductase iron-sulfur subunit: MSETSSHPPASTRRGFLSALTVMLGGVIAALASVPVLGSLLSPLRTSSNKDAGDAPIPVGNVSEFTVGVPRRVELIRSVTDAWSRSDATTVGAAWVTRREDGTFLALSTICPHLGCGVNLDKQRNQFACPCHTSAFSLAGNREAGPAPRGMDPLKVEVRGDQVLIHYQRFKQGIPERETV; encoded by the coding sequence ATGTCTGAGACCTCTTCTCATCCCCCCGCTTCGACCCGCCGAGGCTTCCTCAGCGCCCTCACCGTCATGTTGGGAGGCGTCATCGCGGCGCTCGCCTCCGTGCCGGTGCTGGGCAGCCTCCTCTCGCCCCTGCGTACCTCGTCGAACAAGGACGCCGGGGACGCCCCCATCCCCGTGGGCAACGTCTCCGAGTTCACCGTGGGCGTGCCGCGCCGTGTGGAGCTGATCCGCTCCGTCACCGACGCATGGAGCCGCTCCGACGCCACCACCGTGGGCGCCGCCTGGGTGACGCGCCGCGAGGACGGCACCTTCCTGGCCCTGTCCACCATCTGCCCGCACCTGGGCTGTGGCGTGAACCTGGACAAGCAGCGCAACCAGTTCGCGTGCCCGTGCCACACCTCGGCCTTCTCACTGGCCGGTAACCGTGAGGCCGGACCCGCGCCGCGCGGTATGGATCCGCTCAAGGTCGAAGTGCGGGGCGACCAGGTGCTCATCCACTACCAGCGCTTCAAGCAAGGCATCCCCGAGCGGGAAACCGTGTGA
- a CDS encoding CotH kinase family protein, with product MLFAVCAMALRCSSSAPAESAEKPSVPMPPIPIPPLPIPPSTEPSPGDGGTTAPPDGGTPDGGTSEPPRATRCAPEGGDRHWVLEGEALTVNLRCAKGLTGPDLRFTVSPLPAGATVDEVTGTFRWTPAKDQAAVWTLALTERSTGETGTLEVGVVDNWQAGNNVPITEPEKYTEEYGLPVFQLFFPGELTAGGYLPVELVYRGHRFIMEAKYRGATSSVLPNRGLTFKFPENDVFNEPDRAGGFMGRRRLVLITHFNENSYLRPRLAFDLWNRMAPEHIQIKTFSAVLYLNGHYRGIFTVADHVDDELMERHGLSKTADLFKAVDADANFSRIDRKGAPKEKLYQGYEKKEGKPEEGWPTAFAGMEALTAFIADSDATAFREHRAEHLNPQDYEDWWIFNTLVLGTDSGAKNAYHYQEREPLRPFRFIPWDFDATFGQGWDTRRRGATELLDFAGDNLLFKKMLEDPAIAGPMRERYRQLLHGPLSKQEVLRLIDGYAQELEVAAQRDQARWGQQYRTYERWSDRTDFTTWSEEVEYIRRWVDQRWDLLERRLP from the coding sequence GTGTTGTTCGCCGTGTGCGCGATGGCGCTGCGGTGCAGTTCTTCGGCCCCGGCGGAAAGTGCCGAGAAGCCCTCGGTGCCGATGCCGCCCATCCCGATTCCTCCGCTGCCCATACCGCCCTCGACGGAGCCTTCACCGGGTGACGGAGGGACAACGGCGCCTCCCGACGGGGGGACGCCGGATGGCGGAACTTCCGAGCCTCCGCGGGCCACTCGCTGCGCGCCGGAGGGCGGGGACCGCCACTGGGTGCTCGAGGGCGAGGCACTGACCGTCAACCTGCGCTGCGCGAAAGGGCTCACCGGGCCAGACTTGCGCTTCACCGTGTCCCCGCTGCCTGCGGGAGCCACCGTGGACGAGGTGACGGGCACCTTCCGGTGGACGCCAGCGAAGGATCAGGCCGCCGTCTGGACGCTCGCTCTCACCGAGCGTTCCACGGGAGAGACGGGGACGCTCGAGGTGGGCGTGGTGGACAACTGGCAGGCCGGCAACAACGTGCCCATCACCGAGCCTGAGAAGTACACCGAGGAGTACGGGCTGCCTGTCTTCCAGCTCTTCTTTCCGGGAGAGCTCACCGCAGGTGGCTACCTGCCCGTGGAGCTCGTCTACCGGGGGCACCGTTTCATCATGGAGGCCAAGTACCGGGGCGCCACCTCCAGCGTGCTCCCCAACCGTGGCCTCACCTTCAAGTTCCCGGAGAATGATGTGTTCAACGAGCCCGACCGGGCTGGTGGCTTCATGGGCCGGCGGCGGCTGGTGCTCATCACCCACTTCAACGAGAACTCATACCTGCGGCCGCGGCTCGCCTTTGACTTGTGGAACCGCATGGCGCCGGAGCACATCCAGATCAAGACGTTCAGCGCGGTGCTGTACCTGAATGGGCACTACCGGGGCATCTTCACCGTGGCCGACCACGTGGACGACGAGCTGATGGAGCGCCACGGCCTGTCCAAGACGGCGGACCTCTTCAAGGCAGTGGACGCGGACGCGAACTTCTCGCGGATCGACCGGAAGGGAGCGCCCAAGGAGAAGTTGTACCAGGGCTATGAGAAGAAGGAGGGCAAGCCCGAGGAGGGGTGGCCCACGGCCTTCGCGGGGATGGAGGCGCTGACGGCCTTCATCGCCGACTCGGACGCCACTGCGTTCCGCGAGCACCGGGCCGAGCACCTCAATCCCCAGGACTACGAGGACTGGTGGATCTTCAACACGCTGGTGCTGGGGACGGACTCGGGCGCGAAGAACGCCTACCACTACCAGGAGCGCGAGCCGCTCAGACCCTTCCGCTTCATCCCGTGGGACTTCGACGCCACCTTCGGCCAGGGCTGGGACACGCGGCGACGTGGCGCCACCGAGCTGCTGGACTTCGCGGGCGACAACCTGCTGTTCAAGAAGATGCTGGAGGACCCGGCCATCGCCGGGCCCATGCGCGAGCGCTACCGCCAGCTCCTCCACGGCCCGCTGTCCAAGCAGGAGGTGCTGCGCCTGATCGACGGCTATGCGCAGGAACTGGAGGTTGCCGCCCAGCGCGACCAGGCGCGCTGGGGCCAGCAGTACCGCACCTACGAGCGCTGGAGCGACCGTACCGACTTCACCACCTGGTCCGAGGAGGTGGAGTACATCCGCCGGTGGGTCGACCAGCGCTGGGACTTGCTGGAGCGCCGGCTGCCGTAG
- a CDS encoding zinc ribbon domain-containing protein: MLQFTRNYTDRSNDQGFQFEFYCDKCSNGHMSAFEGSALGMASSFLKAAGSFFGGALSRAAYAGDHVKDALRGKAWDDAYGNAVNEAKKHFKHCTRCGHWVCPQSCWNEQRGLCEACAPNLAEEAAHIQSKVAVEQTWDKARKVDQVENLDMKAQRMAACPHCNASIEGGKFCPECGKPLAAKSSCGKCGAEMAAKAKFCPECGTARG; encoded by the coding sequence ATGCTCCAGTTCACCCGCAACTACACGGACCGCTCGAACGACCAGGGATTCCAGTTCGAGTTCTACTGCGACAAGTGCAGCAATGGGCACATGTCGGCGTTCGAGGGCAGTGCCCTGGGGATGGCCTCCAGCTTCCTGAAGGCGGCGGGCTCGTTCTTTGGCGGGGCGCTGTCGCGGGCGGCATACGCGGGCGACCACGTGAAGGACGCGCTGCGCGGTAAGGCGTGGGATGACGCCTACGGCAACGCGGTGAACGAGGCGAAGAAGCACTTCAAGCACTGCACCCGCTGTGGGCACTGGGTGTGCCCGCAGTCATGTTGGAACGAGCAGCGCGGGCTGTGCGAGGCCTGCGCGCCGAACCTTGCCGAGGAGGCGGCTCACATCCAGTCCAAGGTGGCGGTGGAGCAGACCTGGGACAAGGCACGCAAGGTGGACCAGGTGGAGAACCTGGACATGAAGGCGCAGCGGATGGCGGCGTGTCCTCACTGCAACGCCAGCATCGAGGGCGGCAAGTTCTGCCCCGAGTGCGGCAAGCCGCTCGCCGCGAAGTCGAGCTGCGGCAAGTGCGGCGCGGAGATGGCGGCCAAGGCCAAGTTCTGCCCGGAGTGCGGAACCGCTCGGGGGTGA
- a CDS encoding RICIN domain-containing protein, with translation MAWGNIRVRNACPFPVTFYAIAGPSIELAAGQTSSASACLIWFSTRVKGSGDAINKGQFESYRDEYDREAKMYGHDWKSWRDGHSGAAAGSFLGWAVGALEDVFKTKVTESGGNLYFGAKKEAVYGNADLVVYATKDPACEMAPELHKDVWYLYLDYDHGQQTPPADTYAVPDLSKYADTLFLRLKNSAHAAYLCAAYDQSTVSTQAGDNPFNPLEYSTYWTVAPLEAGAHNLRLLNVKTQKWLTCFSSDKDRIGLLDLGYQDYADQHWDAQVVYTNPHVVMLRNLYVAGNLVGGNNGSTFLYPPNSGYNDQHWVVETFTVDVNKVPAGHTFRIMHCQTGRYITMGPNDASHASLQPTDDSNQLFVLEKSGEGDFRLRNIKYNVYLTYFGSWKYLGGYSATGYQDQHWGAEIADKNAGFHLFNRLDSLGGNNHLFFKDNAFGLYGGDYPDQLWVLQLETTS, from the coding sequence ATGGCCTGGGGAAACATCCGTGTCCGAAATGCGTGCCCTTTTCCCGTGACGTTCTATGCGATCGCTGGACCTTCGATCGAGCTGGCGGCGGGACAGACCTCGTCCGCGTCCGCCTGCCTGATCTGGTTCTCGACCCGAGTCAAAGGCTCCGGAGACGCCATCAACAAGGGCCAGTTCGAGTCGTATCGAGATGAATACGACCGAGAGGCGAAGATGTACGGCCACGACTGGAAGAGCTGGAGGGACGGGCACTCGGGCGCCGCCGCGGGATCCTTCCTGGGCTGGGCCGTCGGCGCCTTGGAGGATGTCTTCAAGACCAAGGTCACGGAGTCGGGCGGCAACCTCTACTTTGGAGCCAAGAAGGAGGCCGTCTACGGCAACGCAGATCTGGTGGTGTACGCGACGAAGGACCCCGCGTGCGAAATGGCCCCGGAGCTCCACAAGGACGTCTGGTATCTCTACCTGGACTATGATCACGGGCAGCAGACGCCGCCGGCGGATACCTACGCCGTCCCCGATCTGAGCAAGTATGCGGACACCCTGTTCTTGCGCCTGAAGAACTCGGCCCACGCCGCCTACCTGTGCGCCGCCTACGACCAGAGCACCGTCAGCACCCAGGCAGGTGACAATCCCTTCAATCCGCTCGAGTACTCCACGTACTGGACCGTGGCCCCGCTGGAGGCCGGGGCGCACAACCTCCGGCTGCTGAACGTGAAGACGCAGAAGTGGCTCACCTGCTTCTCGTCCGACAAGGACCGGATTGGCCTGTTGGACCTCGGCTACCAGGACTACGCCGATCAGCACTGGGATGCTCAAGTCGTCTACACCAATCCCCACGTGGTGATGTTGAGGAACCTGTACGTCGCGGGCAACCTGGTGGGAGGCAACAACGGCTCCACCTTCCTCTACCCTCCCAACTCCGGGTACAACGACCAGCACTGGGTGGTCGAGACGTTTACAGTGGACGTGAACAAGGTCCCCGCCGGGCATACCTTCCGAATCATGCATTGCCAGACGGGCCGGTACATCACCATGGGCCCCAACGACGCCTCCCATGCGAGCCTTCAGCCGACCGACGACAGCAATCAGCTGTTCGTCCTGGAGAAGTCAGGCGAGGGCGACTTCCGGCTGCGCAACATCAAATACAACGTCTACCTCACCTACTTCGGATCCTGGAAGTACCTCGGAGGCTACAGCGCCACGGGCTACCAGGATCAGCACTGGGGTGCGGAGATCGCCGACAAGAACGCGGGCTTTCACCTGTTCAACCGGCTGGACTCCCTGGGCGGCAACAACCACCTGTTCTTCAAGGACAATGCGTTCGGGCTGTATGGCGGGGACTACCCGGACCAGCTGTGGGTGCTGCAGTTGGAGACCACGAGCTGA
- a CDS encoding histidine phosphatase family protein, whose translation MYASSIRARLALAEGSSQAAPMTTELILLRHGETEWNSLGRFQGHLDSPLSSEGLRQADLLAARLSSVSFQALYSSDLGRAVETARRIANRTGHALRQDGRLRERALGVLEGLTREEASQRHPEVFAEYSAGGPDFVVPRGESTSQRLRHALECLEELGARHAGERVVVVTHGGVLSLLFRHCLGIPFGTPRAFSVLNACWNQFDYHEGKFRLVTWGDVNHLRVSSRDDT comes from the coding sequence ATGTACGCCTCCTCGATCCGCGCCCGGCTTGCCCTGGCCGAGGGCTCCAGTCAGGCTGCGCCCATGACGACCGAGCTCATCCTGCTTCGCCACGGAGAGACGGAGTGGAACTCCCTGGGGCGCTTTCAGGGACACCTGGACAGTCCGCTGAGCTCCGAGGGCTTGCGCCAGGCGGACCTGCTCGCCGCGAGGCTCTCCTCCGTCTCCTTCCAGGCGCTCTACAGCAGCGACCTGGGGCGGGCCGTGGAGACGGCGCGGCGCATCGCCAATCGGACGGGCCACGCCCTCCGTCAGGATGGGCGCCTGCGTGAGCGGGCCCTGGGGGTGCTCGAGGGGCTCACTCGGGAGGAGGCGAGCCAGCGCCACCCGGAGGTGTTCGCGGAGTACTCGGCGGGTGGTCCGGACTTCGTCGTGCCGCGGGGAGAGAGCACCTCGCAGCGGCTGCGCCACGCACTGGAGTGCCTGGAGGAGCTCGGGGCGCGCCACGCGGGAGAGCGCGTCGTGGTGGTGACCCACGGCGGCGTCCTGAGCCTTCTCTTCCGGCACTGCCTGGGCATTCCCTTCGGCACGCCCCGGGCCTTCTCCGTGCTCAACGCCTGCTGGAACCAGTTCGACTACCACGAGGGGAAGTTTCGGCTGGTGACCTGGGGTGACGTGAACCACCTGAGGGTCTCCAGCCGCGACGACACCTGA
- a CDS encoding RCC1-like domain-containing protein, with the protein MGWLLLGALATGCGAAPEATAQQEQTGLRQPTATAAALVETASFDAVLQVPTCAAGASGCDTGPSLVLGRGQLGAEPNAPNTLGGTCADGDSGLFHGDESLDRLKVSTPDDSALAPGKEVTIEATVWAWSGYTADHLDLYLAADASNPSWTYVTTLTPAGAGVQVLTANATLPSEGGSVQAVRAVFRYGGEANPCSSGGYDDRDDLAFGVGTSEPPPPPPPPAPVRPSLVAGGTETSVNLAADGTVWSWGGKSGSYTTDYSAYRAQGRQVWELSDAVSVVSGTGHKLALKTDATVWAWGSNTDGELGNGTTFNASDTPEQVVGLDSVIALAGGNHYSLAVRGDGTVWSWGRNQYGQLGDGTTLGRTLPAQVPGLSNGVQVAAGSHHSLAVDSAGQVWSWGYNSQGELGDGSTTSRFTPVQVPGLTGVVAVAAGVEHSLALKSDGTVWAWGYNSRGQLGDGSTSSRFTPVQVVGLTGVVVAVAAGMEHSLALKSDGTVWAWGDNSYGQLGDGTTSSRFTPVQVPSLSGVVAVAAGTRHSLARDSDGRTWAWGNNELYQLGDGQRMKSATAVPVVNLSNVTQVSAGYWHGLAVRSDGTLWSWGAGTLNSYVLGRARTQQHAPALVTGLANVTAAAAGQKHSLALKSDGSVWSWGSNSYGQIGVGPSGFIYDNPVQVTTLSGVSAIATGDSHSLAVKSDGTLWTWGFNDFGQLGDGTMTGRSLPVQVAGLTGVRAAAGGSRHTLVLHTNGTVSAIGHNNIGQLGDGTTTVRRLTPVPVVGLTGVVAVAAGEDHSLALKSDGTVWAWGYNGSGRLGDGTTTSRNTPVQVVGLTGVVAVAAGYSHSLAVKSDGTVWAWGEGYDGQLGGGDLFSVSYNNPTPKKVLGLSGGRSVAASKAYSLALTQSTGTLSSFGLNWEGQLGDGSYLFRTTPALVVGAGAP; encoded by the coding sequence ATGGGATGGCTGCTGCTGGGAGCGCTGGCAACGGGATGCGGAGCCGCACCGGAGGCCACGGCGCAGCAGGAGCAGACGGGGTTACGTCAGCCCACGGCCACCGCAGCGGCGTTGGTGGAGACGGCGAGCTTCGATGCGGTGCTGCAGGTGCCCACATGTGCGGCGGGGGCTTCGGGCTGCGACACGGGCCCCTCTCTGGTGCTGGGCCGCGGGCAGCTGGGTGCAGAGCCTAATGCTCCCAACACGCTGGGCGGGACCTGTGCGGACGGCGACTCGGGCCTCTTCCACGGCGACGAATCGCTGGATCGGCTGAAGGTCTCCACCCCGGATGACAGCGCCCTGGCACCCGGGAAGGAAGTGACCATCGAGGCCACCGTCTGGGCCTGGTCCGGCTACACCGCGGATCACCTGGACCTCTACCTGGCGGCGGATGCGAGCAACCCCTCGTGGACGTACGTCACCACGCTGACGCCGGCCGGGGCCGGAGTTCAGGTGCTGACGGCCAACGCCACCCTGCCTTCCGAAGGCGGCAGCGTGCAGGCGGTGCGCGCCGTCTTCCGCTACGGGGGAGAGGCCAATCCCTGCAGCAGCGGCGGTTACGATGATCGCGACGATCTGGCCTTCGGCGTCGGGACCTCCGAGCCGCCGCCACCGCCGCCGCCCCCTGCTCCCGTGCGCCCTTCCCTCGTGGCGGGTGGCACAGAGACTTCCGTGAACCTCGCGGCGGATGGCACGGTGTGGAGCTGGGGCGGCAAGAGCGGAAGCTACACGACGGACTACAGTGCCTACCGGGCCCAGGGACGGCAGGTGTGGGAGCTGAGTGATGCGGTGTCCGTGGTCTCGGGGACCGGGCACAAGCTGGCCCTGAAGACGGACGCGACGGTGTGGGCCTGGGGCAGCAACACCGATGGCGAGTTGGGCAATGGGACCACGTTCAACGCCAGCGATACTCCGGAACAGGTGGTAGGCCTGGACTCAGTGATTGCGCTGGCCGGGGGCAACCACTACTCGCTGGCGGTGCGCGGTGACGGCACGGTGTGGAGCTGGGGCAGAAACCAGTACGGCCAGCTTGGGGATGGCACCACCCTGGGGCGCACGCTGCCCGCGCAAGTGCCTGGCCTGAGCAACGGGGTGCAGGTAGCAGCCGGCAGCCACCACTCCCTGGCCGTGGACTCAGCGGGCCAGGTGTGGAGCTGGGGCTACAACAGCCAGGGCGAGCTGGGGGATGGGAGCACCACCTCACGCTTCACGCCGGTGCAGGTGCCGGGGCTGACGGGCGTGGTGGCGGTGGCGGCGGGGGTGGAGCACTCCCTGGCGTTGAAGTCAGACGGCACCGTGTGGGCCTGGGGCTACAACAGCCGTGGCCAGCTGGGCGACGGAAGCACCTCCTCGCGCTTCACGCCGGTGCAGGTGGTGGGGCTGACGGGTGTCGTCGTGGCGGTGGCGGCGGGGATGGAGCACTCGTTGGCGCTGAAGTCCGATGGCACGGTCTGGGCCTGGGGCGACAACAGCTACGGCCAGCTGGGAGATGGAACCACCTCCTCGCGCTTCACGCCGGTTCAGGTGCCCAGCCTGAGCGGCGTGGTGGCGGTGGCGGCCGGCACCCGCCACTCGTTGGCGAGGGACTCCGACGGCAGGACCTGGGCCTGGGGCAACAACGAGCTGTACCAGCTGGGAGACGGGCAGCGGATGAAGAGCGCCACAGCGGTGCCCGTGGTGAACCTGTCGAATGTGACGCAGGTGTCGGCGGGCTACTGGCACGGGCTGGCGGTACGCTCGGATGGAACGCTGTGGTCGTGGGGAGCGGGCACGCTCAACTCGTACGTGCTGGGACGTGCCCGCACCCAGCAGCACGCACCCGCGCTGGTGACGGGGCTGGCCAACGTGACGGCGGCGGCGGCGGGACAGAAGCACTCGCTGGCGCTGAAGTCCGACGGCAGCGTGTGGTCCTGGGGTTCCAATTCCTATGGGCAAATCGGAGTCGGCCCCTCGGGCTTCATCTATGACAACCCCGTGCAGGTGACGACTCTGTCGGGCGTGAGCGCCATCGCCACGGGCGATAGCCACTCGCTGGCGGTGAAGTCGGATGGGACGTTGTGGACCTGGGGCTTCAACGACTTTGGCCAGCTGGGCGATGGGACGATGACCGGCCGCTCCTTGCCCGTGCAGGTGGCGGGGCTGACGGGCGTGAGGGCGGCAGCGGGAGGCAGCCGCCACACCCTGGTGCTGCACACGAACGGGACGGTGTCGGCCATTGGCCACAACAACATTGGCCAGCTGGGCGATGGGACGACGACGGTGCGCCGCCTCACGCCGGTGCCGGTGGTGGGGCTGACGGGCGTGGTGGCGGTGGCCGCGGGAGAGGATCACTCGCTGGCGCTGAAGTCCGACGGCACCGTGTGGGCCTGGGGGTACAACGGCTCGGGCCGGCTAGGCGACGGGACGACGACCTCGCGCAACACCCCGGTGCAGGTGGTGGGGCTGACAGGCGTGGTGGCGGTGGCCGCGGGTTACAGCCACTCGCTGGCGGTGAAGTCCGACGGCACCGTGTGGGCCTGGGGCGAGGGCTACGATGGCCAGTTGGGCGGAGGGGATCTCTTCTCCGTCTCCTACAACAACCCCACGCCCAAGAAGGTGCTGGGACTGAGCGGAGGGCGGAGCGTCGCCGCGAGCAAGGCGTACTCACTGGCGCTGACCCAGAGCACCGGCACGCTGTCGTCCTTTGGCCTCAACTGGGAGGGCCAGCTGGGAGACGGCTCCTACCTCTTCCGCACCACGCCTGCGCTGGTGGTGGGGGCTGGAGCTCCCTGA
- a CDS encoding alpha/beta hydrolase → MAEHIIYLLGPFQVPGLGQERHVRVYAPNEAAGGAPVLFMFDGQNIFHDAPSFSGGWYVHHAVKQLAEQGLPAPVIVGIDHGGSSRLDELSPFTSGDSAGRADDLLAWVKAELAPRIAQEFKVRTDPAGTAVGGSSMGGLAALYAHFRHPDLFGAALCMSPSFWFAEGKIFDYVSAQPKPWTSRIYIDAGAREDGGSVVADAERMVRHLRERGWDERSLCWIADKDGNHSEHDWRKRAPSALQFLFTGTPGPRPEAPESSPTPAGEGAPPPA, encoded by the coding sequence ATGGCAGAGCACATCATCTACCTGCTGGGACCTTTTCAGGTGCCCGGCTTGGGGCAGGAGCGCCACGTGCGCGTGTACGCGCCGAACGAAGCGGCGGGTGGCGCGCCGGTGCTGTTCATGTTCGATGGACAGAACATCTTCCACGACGCGCCCTCGTTCTCGGGCGGCTGGTATGTCCATCACGCGGTGAAGCAGTTGGCGGAGCAAGGGCTGCCGGCGCCGGTCATTGTCGGGATCGACCACGGCGGCTCCTCGCGGCTCGACGAGCTGTCGCCCTTCACCTCGGGAGACAGCGCGGGGCGGGCGGACGACCTGCTCGCGTGGGTGAAGGCGGAGCTGGCGCCGAGGATCGCTCAGGAGTTCAAGGTGCGGACGGATCCGGCGGGCACCGCTGTGGGCGGCTCGTCGATGGGCGGCCTTGCCGCGCTCTACGCGCACTTCCGCCATCCGGACCTGTTCGGCGCAGCACTGTGCATGTCGCCCTCCTTCTGGTTCGCGGAGGGGAAGATCTTCGACTACGTCTCCGCACAGCCGAAGCCCTGGACCTCACGCATCTATATCGACGCAGGCGCCCGGGAGGACGGGGGCTCGGTGGTCGCCGACGCGGAGCGCATGGTTCGCCACCTGCGCGAGCGTGGCTGGGACGAGCGCTCGCTCTGCTGGATCGCGGACAAGGACGGGAACCACAGCGAGCACGACTGGCGCAAACGCGCGCCCTCCGCGCTCCAGTTTCTCTTCACTGGAACTCCGGGTCCGCGCCCCGAAGCACCCGAGTCCTCGCCGACGCCCGCAGGTGAGGGGGCCCCGCCTCCCGCGTAG